One Globicephala melas chromosome 6, mGloMel1.2, whole genome shotgun sequence genomic window carries:
- the LOC115864901 gene encoding alpha/beta hydrolase domain-containing protein 17B-like — MNNLSFSALCCLCCCPPCPGKIASKLAFLPPDPTYALMCDESGSRWTLRLSERADWQYSSREKDAIECFTTRTSKGNRIACMFVRCSPNAKYTSLFSHGSAVDLGQMSGFYVGLGSWINCNIFSYDYSGYGASSGKPTEKNLYADIEASWLALRTRYGIRPENVIIYGQSIGTVPSVDLAAWYESSAVILHSPLTSGMSVAFPENKKTYCFDAFPNIDKISKITSPVLIIHGTGDEVIDFSHDLALFERRQRPAEPLWVEGAGHNDVERYGQYLERLKQFVSQELVNL, encoded by the exons ATGAATAATCTTTCATTTAGTGCGCTATGTTGCCTCTGCTGCTGTCCACCTTGTCCAGGGAAAATTGCTTCAAAATTAGCATTTTTGCCACCTGACCCAACTTACGCGCTGATGTGTGATGAAAGTGGAAGCCGCTGGACGTTACGCCTATCAGAACGAGCGGACTGGCAATATTCTTCTAGAGAAAAAGATGCTATTGAGTGTTTCACGACTAGAACCAGTAAAGGCAACAGAATTGCCTGCATGTTTGTGCGCTGCTCACCCAATGCCAAATACACTTCACTCTTTTCACACGGAAGTGCTGTTGATCTTGGTCAGATGAGTGGCTTTTACGTAGGACTGGGATCATGGATTAATTGTAATATATTCTCATATGATTATTCTGGATATGGTGCAAGTTCTGGGAAACCAACAGAGAAGAACCTCTATGCAGACATAGAAGCTTCTTGGCTTGCTCTTAGGACAAGATATGGCATTCGCCCTGAAAACGTGAT tatatatggccaaAGTATAGGGACAGTACCATCTGTGGATCTTGCTGCTTGGTATGAGAGCTCTGCTGTTATTCTTCATTCTCCTTTGACCTCAGGAATGTCAGTTGCTTTTCCTGAAAACAAGAAGACCTACTGTTTTGATGCATTCCCAAACATCGACAAAATCTCTAAGATTACCTCTCCAGTATTAATAATTCATGGGACTGGAGATGAAGTCATTGACTTTTCACATGACCTCGCATTGTTTGAGCGTCGCCAAAGACCTGCGGAGCCTCTGTGGGTTGAAGGGGCAGGTCACAATGATGTGGAACGTTATGGACAGTATCTTGAAAGATTGAAACAGTTTGTGTCACAGGAACTggtaaatttgtaa